The genomic region TGTTTGGCGGCCAAAAGCTGGCTGGCCTGGGCAAATCGATGGGCGAGGGAATCAAAGAGTTTAAGAAGGCGACGCGCGACGAGGACGAGCCGGCCACGGTCGTCGTGAAGCCCGAGGAGAAGTAGTCAATGGAAGTGGTCAAGATAATCCTGCTGGTGATCCAGGGATTGATCAGCGTGGCGTTCGTCTTTTTGGTGGCGACGCAGACATCCAAGAACGAGGGCTTTGGAACGATCGGCGTGCAGACGCCGGCGAACTTCAAGGGGATGCCTGGCTACGAAGAGCGCATGCAGCAGTACACCCGCAATCTGGGCATTGCGTGGTTCGCGGTCGCGCTTCTCGTCGCGTTCGTTTATCGGTAAAAGAAAAAGCGCGTTCCTGAGCAGTCTTTGCTCGGGAACGCGCTCTCAATAATGATTGGGTTGCGTCGGGGGCGATTAGGCCGCGCGGCGCTTCTGTTCATTCTGACGATTTCGCCATTCGTCGATATCGATCACGACGGCCGTGCTCTCCTGTGGCTCCGGACGAGCCGTCGCGGTAATGTACGCATAGAATGCTACGGCGCTGGCGCAGTAGCCTGCGATAATCCATAAAAACATCAACGTTCTCTCCTCCCCGCCTTCGGTAATTTGCTTAACATCATTATTGGCTTATTACCCGAAAAAGTTCTCACTTAATTATACGGTGTTTTTGCAAGAGTTCGTTTCTATTTCAAAGAATCTCACCTCATGAGATTCTTTCAACTTCACTTTTCCCCCTCTCTCCAAACTGGTCTCACGCGTCTCCCCCTGGGATATACTATATCTGTGACGATTGATCGGGTTTAGCGAGGTTAAAGAATGACCATGAAGGACACATTTTTAGAAACGAATGCAGTGGTGGAAAGCGTGCGGCAGGCGTTCGACGGCGAGTCGAGCCGCCCTCAGTCGGAGTGGGTGCGCGGCAAGTGCCCGAAGTGCGGTGACGACCTGGTGTCGAACTGCTACTATGTGGGCGGCCGCGGTTACCTGATCTGCTGGGAGTGCTGGTCGTCACTGGGCGGCGAGCCGCAGTGCAATTACCGCAAAATTCTGTAAACGCCAATTTTTGAGTATGGACACGGTTTAAGGAGATAATTCGATGAGCAACTATGACAACAACCAGGGCGGCGAAGTGAGCAAGATCCAGATCTATCGCTTCGTGGCTAAAGATAATAAGATCCTCGATATCACGGACATGCTGGCGTACGATGTCAAGCGCAGCAAATTGTCGATCACCCTCGTAGAGTTCGACGACAACTGGGCCGCCACGCGCCGCGTGCGCCATTATGTGGACGCCGACGACATCAAACTCGTCTGCTACGACATCCTCTCCGGCCAGTTCACGGCCTTCGAGGATCACAAGGGGACGGCGGG from Capsulimonas corticalis harbors:
- a CDS encoding twin-arginine translocase TatA/TatE family subunit, encoding MTPLAFGLGGPWDIAIVALVVVLLFGGQKLAGLGKSMGEGIKEFKKATRDEDEPATVVVKPEEK
- the secG gene encoding preprotein translocase subunit SecG; this translates as MEVVKIILLVIQGLISVAFVFLVATQTSKNEGFGTIGVQTPANFKGMPGYEERMQQYTRNLGIAWFAVALLVAFVYR